One window from the genome of Magnolia sinica isolate HGM2019 chromosome 4, MsV1, whole genome shotgun sequence encodes:
- the LOC131243090 gene encoding uncharacterized protein LOC131243090 yields MNVNLSQTKWSLSPFLTPAMQLLALPVPSSGKGGGRRASRLEDLLTYVGVWPYNSQRYIRAGRVARVWYDLLHSTHGFQNRLHLFKQWEMRSQIATRKQNCLQITIEIFWWALVDE; encoded by the exons atgaatgtaaatttatctcaaaccaaatggagcttaagcccttttttaactccggcaatgcaactccttgcattgccggtcccaagctcgggtaaaggaggagggagaagggcgtcaag GCTAGAAGATTTGCTTACATATGTTGGCGTATGGCCTTACAATTCTCAGAGGTACATTCGGGCTGGCAGAGTTGCTCGCGTATG GTACGATCTACTACACTCGACACATGGCTTCCAGAACAGGTTGCATTTATTCAAA CAATGGGAAATGAGAAGTCAAATAGCTACTAGGAAGCAGAACTGCCTCCAAATTACGATAGAAATCTTTTGGTGGGCTCTAGTTGATGAATAG
- the LOC131244142 gene encoding DNA-directed RNA polymerase V subunit 1-like produces MHGQSNSVWGSQSPKGTHTERSSDIGGWNEDRGQDELNQPIRSPVWSSFPIEKSSDDSSWKEHRVPDWSNRLTRAPEWGSLSAGDRRNQRSRSTQSPAPVGPDGRNVNGILTTTGRCLDLFTCEEEKILNDVEPILLSTKRILHNSSYNDGDQLSDEDQSWVLDNVFQHHPNKATKMGEKIDYVTVADFSYLKCLENYVKEKYPDGAEAFNQKYFKKRRSEGMNQQQMGMNQQQTQ; encoded by the exons ATGCATGGTCAATCTAATTCTGTCTGGGGTAGTCAGAGCCCAAAGGGTACCCATACGGAGAGATCTTCAGACATTGGTGGTTGGAATGAAGACAGAGGACAAGATGAGTTGAATCAACCAATAAGATCTCCTGTTTGGAGTTCTTTCCCTATTGAGAAGTCTTCAGATGATAGCAGTTGGAAAGAACATAGAGTACCCGATTGGTCAAATCGACTGACCAGAGCTCCTGAATGGGGTTCTTTGAGTGCAGGTGACCGAAGAAACCAGAGAAGTCGTTCTACACAGTCACCTGCACCTGTGGGGCCTGATGGTCGGAATGTTAATGGGATTCTCACTACCACTGGAAGATGCTTGGATTTATTCACATGTGAGGAAGAGAAAATTCTTAATGATGTTGAACCAATTTTGCTGTCGACAAAACGAATTCTGCATAATTCTAGCTACAATGATGGTGATCAGCTATCGGATGAAGATCAGTCTTGGGTACTCGATAATGTTTTTCAGCACCATCCTAACAAAGCGACAAAAATGGGTGAAAAGATTGACTATGTCACGGTTG CGGATTTCTCTTACCTTAAATGCCTGGAGAACTATGTCAAGGAGAAGTACCCTGATGGTGCTGAAGCCTTCAACCAAAAGTATTTCAAAAAGCGCCGCTCAGAGGGCATGAACCAGCAGCAAATGGGCATGAACCAGCAACAAACACAGTAG